One Roseimaritima multifibrata DNA window includes the following coding sequences:
- a CDS encoding flagellin N-terminal helical domain-containing protein, protein MTRINTNVPSLIAQNRLQASNSDLQEALTRLSTGLRINSGADDPAGLIASEALRSEINGLNKAISNTQRASQIISTADSALGQVSNLLSDIRGLVVEAANAGALSPDEIDANQLQVDSSLEALNRIAQTTTFQGRKLLDGSLDFISSVGTVDSVTDAHIDQANLGATGSINVNVNISEAAEQASITSSGGAFTTGANANVAFSFTNQSLTVETDIAIAADSSIAAGTTLTFLDSATDSDGNALAVGAAEAVYDSTNNTITVRGNGDTTTKADVAAAIDALQGFEATGGAGTVGFSTTTVSGTAFVPTTPALTITADDTGAEFNDVNVEFVSGASNVAAYDEASKTLTVTVDSSAPQSLADIKAAIDLTEFNATVDTAGELNIANTVVSSAGTGDTGGEVLSDDLIFELTGTDGSETFNFQAGASLTQIQDAINLVSDATGVTAEKVGGTLTFSTESYGSDAKVAIDIISEGASRSFETSLSSNRSIGKDVVAQINGTLANGRGNTLSLNTSTLDLTLSVKEGSSIDFSFQITGGGAQFQLGAEVVSNQQARMGISSVSTGKLGGVNGRLYELGSGQAKSLVTDPAGASRIVDEVITKVTSLRGRLGAFQATTLESNLVSLNDTVANLQEAESSIRDADFAVESAKLTRSQILVQSGTNVLALANQNPQNVLQLLQ, encoded by the coding sequence ATGACACGAATCAACACAAACGTCCCATCCCTAATCGCCCAAAATCGATTGCAGGCTTCCAATTCGGACTTGCAGGAGGCGTTAACACGATTAAGCACTGGGCTGCGAATCAACTCAGGTGCCGATGATCCGGCAGGCCTGATTGCCAGCGAAGCTTTGCGCAGCGAGATCAACGGGCTGAATAAGGCAATCAGCAACACGCAGCGTGCCAGCCAGATCATCAGTACCGCGGACAGTGCTTTAGGCCAGGTCAGCAATCTACTGAGCGACATTCGTGGGCTGGTGGTTGAAGCGGCCAATGCCGGGGCCCTCAGCCCGGACGAAATTGACGCCAACCAGCTGCAGGTCGACTCCTCGCTAGAAGCCTTGAACCGAATTGCCCAGACAACCACCTTCCAAGGACGGAAGCTTCTGGACGGGTCGCTCGATTTCATCAGCTCCGTCGGAACCGTCGACAGCGTCACCGATGCACACATCGACCAGGCCAACCTGGGAGCGACCGGCAGCATCAACGTAAACGTCAACATCTCAGAAGCTGCCGAACAGGCCTCGATCACCAGTTCCGGCGGTGCGTTTACGACCGGAGCAAACGCCAACGTTGCCTTCTCGTTCACGAATCAGTCGCTGACGGTCGAAACCGATATCGCCATCGCCGCCGATTCCAGTATCGCGGCAGGCACGACACTGACCTTCCTTGACAGTGCAACCGATAGTGATGGAAACGCCCTGGCGGTTGGGGCGGCCGAAGCGGTCTATGATTCGACGAACAACACGATCACCGTTCGGGGCAACGGTGACACCACCACCAAAGCGGATGTCGCCGCTGCGATCGACGCCCTCCAAGGATTCGAAGCGACCGGAGGGGCGGGCACGGTTGGCTTTAGCACAACCACCGTATCCGGAACGGCTTTTGTCCCAACGACGCCCGCCCTCACCATCACCGCCGATGATACGGGTGCCGAATTCAACGACGTTAACGTCGAATTTGTCAGCGGAGCCTCCAACGTGGCGGCCTATGACGAAGCGAGCAAAACGCTGACGGTTACCGTCGATAGTTCGGCGCCGCAATCGCTTGCCGATATTAAAGCCGCTATCGATTTGACCGAATTCAACGCCACGGTCGATACCGCGGGCGAATTGAATATCGCCAATACCGTGGTCAGCAGCGCCGGAACCGGCGACACCGGCGGAGAGGTTCTCTCGGACGATTTGATTTTTGAATTGACAGGGACCGACGGATCGGAAACGTTTAACTTCCAAGCGGGTGCCTCGCTTACGCAAATCCAAGACGCCATCAATTTGGTCAGTGATGCGACTGGGGTGACTGCGGAAAAGGTCGGCGGCACCCTCACGTTCTCCACTGAATCCTACGGAAGTGACGCAAAGGTCGCGATTGACATCATCAGCGAAGGAGCCTCCCGCTCCTTTGAAACCAGCCTGTCGTCCAACCGCAGCATTGGCAAAGACGTTGTCGCCCAAATCAACGGCACGTTGGCCAACGGCCGGGGAAACACGTTATCGCTGAACACCTCGACCCTTGATTTGACGCTTAGTGTCAAAGAGGGATCAAGCATCGATTTCTCGTTCCAAATCACCGGCGGCGGAGCCCAGTTTCAGCTCGGTGCCGAGGTCGTTAGCAACCAGCAAGCCCGCATGGGGATTTCCAGTGTAAGTACTGGGAAACTAGGGGGCGTCAACGGTCGGCTGTATGAACTGGGAAGTGGGCAAGCGAAAAGTTTGGTCACCGACCCGGCCGGAGCTTCGCGGATCGTCGATGAGGTGATCACCAAAGTGACCAGTTTGCGAGGCCGTTTGGGAGCGTTTCAGGCGACCACGCTGGAAAGCAATTTGGTGTCCTTGAACGATACGGTCGCGAACCTTCAAGAAGCGGAAAGCTCGATTCGTGACGCTGACTTTGCAGTCGAATCGGCCAAACTAACCCGGTCGCAGATTCTGGTCCAATCGGGAACCAATGTGTTGGCTCTGGCAAACCAAAACCCGCAAAACGTACTACAACTGCTACAGTAA
- a CDS encoding sigma-54-dependent transcriptional regulator encodes MPTILVIDDDRSIHLLARKALEPVGDVVAADTGEKGLAAMGSETFDCVLLDIQLPDRSGLALFCEIHERDRNLPVIFMTSEANSQTAIEAMQLGAFDYLGKPLAIEALRELVQRAIQQRVMSSVPVAISADNNFSSADAELFVGNSHSMLDVFKIIGKVSKQDVPVLIRGESGTGKELVARALFQYSNRTDRPFLAVNCAALPDNLLESELFGHEKGAFTGADTRRIGKFEQCHGGTLFLDEIGDMAPTVQAKVLRVLQEQRFERVGGNKELKTDVRIVAATNQPLEQMVEDGDYREDLLYRLNGVTIQLPPLRERAGDIPLLMQYFLSQAKSELGKPDLQGIAPETAEQLNAYHWPGNVRQLRSVIRRAVLETVMPVITPDILPADILKRQENDVVSPSAPAQAEQNTKEIADGAGLPALIQEKLDEKSTDIYAAALQYMERYVLIRVLRETGGNQSQAAEMLGITRGKLRDRIQTYSITLDSDVSIQTT; translated from the coding sequence ATGCCAACCATATTAGTCATCGACGACGATCGTTCGATCCATCTACTTGCTCGCAAAGCCTTGGAGCCCGTCGGTGATGTCGTGGCGGCCGACACGGGCGAGAAAGGGCTCGCAGCGATGGGAAGCGAGACGTTTGATTGCGTCTTGCTGGACATTCAGTTGCCCGACCGGAGCGGATTAGCGCTGTTTTGTGAGATCCATGAACGGGATCGGAACCTTCCGGTCATTTTCATGACCAGCGAAGCGAACAGCCAGACCGCAATCGAAGCGATGCAGCTGGGAGCCTTTGACTATTTGGGAAAACCCCTTGCCATCGAAGCGCTCCGGGAACTGGTCCAGCGTGCGATCCAACAGCGGGTAATGAGTAGCGTCCCGGTCGCGATCAGTGCGGACAACAATTTCAGCAGTGCCGATGCCGAACTGTTCGTTGGCAATAGCCATTCGATGCTGGATGTCTTTAAGATCATCGGCAAAGTCAGCAAGCAGGACGTCCCGGTTTTGATCCGTGGGGAGAGTGGGACGGGGAAAGAACTGGTTGCGCGTGCCCTCTTTCAATACAGCAATCGGACCGATCGTCCGTTTTTAGCGGTCAACTGTGCCGCTTTGCCAGACAATTTGCTTGAAAGTGAACTGTTTGGACACGAGAAGGGAGCCTTCACCGGGGCGGACACGCGTCGTATCGGAAAATTTGAGCAGTGTCATGGTGGGACATTGTTCCTGGATGAAATCGGGGATATGGCCCCAACGGTGCAGGCCAAAGTTCTGCGGGTTTTACAGGAACAGCGTTTTGAGCGAGTCGGTGGCAACAAAGAACTGAAAACCGATGTGCGGATCGTCGCCGCGACCAACCAACCGCTGGAACAGATGGTCGAAGATGGCGACTATCGCGAAGACCTGCTTTACCGGCTGAATGGCGTTACCATCCAACTGCCACCGCTAAGGGAGCGGGCCGGAGATATCCCGCTATTGATGCAGTATTTCCTCAGCCAAGCGAAATCAGAGCTGGGAAAACCGGATCTGCAGGGAATCGCCCCTGAAACGGCTGAGCAATTGAACGCGTACCACTGGCCGGGAAATGTGCGACAGTTGCGGTCGGTGATCCGTCGGGCTGTGCTAGAAACCGTCATGCCCGTGATCACGCCCGATATCCTTCCTGCAGATATTTTGAAGCGTCAAGAGAACGACGTCGTCAGTCCGTCTGCTCCCGCTCAAGCCGAGCAAAACACCAAGGAAATCGCTGACGGAGCTGGATTGCCCGCGTTGATCCAGGAAAAGTTGGATGAGAAATCAACCGACATTTATGCGGCGGCTCTCCAGTACATGGAACGCTATGTGCTTATAAGAGTACTGCGGGAAACGGGTGGGAATCAGAGTCAAGCGGCTGAGATGCTTGGAATCACCCGCGGAAAACTGAGAGATCGTATTCAAACCTATAGCATTACGCTTGATAGTGATGTTTCCATTCAAACGACGTGA
- a CDS encoding GNAT family N-acetyltransferase, producing the protein MTSTPAFSLMYRQASFDDTPEIAVLMDPDVQARKLLRRTDQELNDLTKHGFVAHHEDQLIGFCAVEIYSRKMAEIQCLVVKPPYRSQGVGRELVGMCVDRARELGVLEVMAISASDEFLRGCGFDYSLPDQKRAMFFQLRARHESETGDPVVDH; encoded by the coding sequence ATGACATCCACCCCCGCCTTTTCACTGATGTATCGTCAGGCCAGTTTTGATGACACCCCGGAGATCGCGGTGTTAATGGACCCTGACGTCCAAGCAAGGAAATTGCTGCGTCGCACCGACCAAGAATTGAACGATCTGACCAAACATGGGTTTGTGGCCCATCATGAGGACCAGTTGATCGGGTTTTGTGCGGTCGAAATCTACAGCCGTAAGATGGCCGAAATTCAGTGTCTGGTCGTCAAACCGCCCTATCGCTCTCAAGGCGTCGGACGCGAACTGGTCGGAATGTGCGTCGACCGAGCCCGAGAACTGGGAGTCCTAGAAGTGATGGCGATCAGCGCATCGGACGAATTCCTTAGAGGATGCGGCTTCGATTATTCATTGCCCGACCAGAAACGAGCAATGTTTTTCCAGCTGCGGGCCCGCCACGAATCCGAAACAGGCGATCCAGTAGTCGATCACTAG
- the aroE gene encoding shikimate dehydrogenase — MICVSIGRTRHKHTIVEFHHLASQGVDLVELRLDFIGRAVDLGRLLKDRPCPVVLTARRREDGGRWSKSEADRLVLLRSAIAAGADYIDLEADIASEIPRYGNTKRIVSYHDFEQTPDNLEELHAAMAAEDADIVKIATMANRFEDNLRMFDLLQNAKVPTIGICMGEIGMITRILAGRFGAPFTYATFSTDRSMAPGQLNWRQMTELYRYNEITPETRLFGVVADPVAHSHSPLIHNKAFIADGRDACYLPLRVPAEDLSTFVEACPKIGIEGVSVTIPHKEQAVDLCDQAESAVTGIGALNTLVFSEGSVLGYNTDYRAAMDCIGTILTPEETSADPYKDREVLILGAGGVSRAIAWGLHNRGAKVTLTSRNLNRSEHLAQELGAQFIEWDQRHTCKPHLLVNGTPVGMHPNVDATPFEFDRKIHDESLIVFDTVYNPEQTLLVKHARQIGCRVITGVDMFVRQACYQYKLFTGNEAAPRAMREAIKEATSPVRINR, encoded by the coding sequence ATGATTTGTGTCAGTATTGGGCGCACCCGCCACAAACATACGATCGTCGAATTTCACCATCTGGCCAGCCAGGGAGTCGATTTGGTTGAACTCCGGCTGGACTTTATCGGCCGAGCCGTCGATTTGGGGCGTCTGCTAAAAGACCGCCCCTGCCCTGTGGTCCTCACCGCTCGCAGGCGCGAAGACGGAGGCCGCTGGTCGAAAAGCGAAGCCGACCGCTTGGTGTTGCTGCGCAGTGCGATCGCCGCAGGAGCCGACTACATCGACCTGGAAGCCGATATCGCTTCGGAAATCCCTCGCTACGGAAACACAAAACGGATCGTCAGTTATCACGATTTCGAGCAGACGCCAGATAACCTGGAAGAACTGCACGCTGCGATGGCGGCCGAAGACGCGGACATCGTCAAAATTGCAACGATGGCCAATCGATTCGAAGACAACTTGCGAATGTTTGATCTTTTGCAAAATGCGAAAGTGCCAACCATCGGGATCTGCATGGGTGAAATTGGCATGATCACCCGCATCCTGGCCGGTCGCTTCGGAGCTCCGTTCACGTACGCCACCTTCAGCACCGATCGCTCGATGGCGCCCGGGCAACTGAACTGGCGGCAAATGACGGAGCTTTATCGGTACAACGAAATCACTCCCGAAACGCGCCTATTCGGAGTCGTCGCCGATCCGGTAGCCCACAGCCATTCGCCGTTGATCCATAACAAGGCGTTTATCGCCGATGGACGCGATGCATGCTACCTGCCGCTCCGTGTCCCCGCCGAGGATCTTTCGACATTTGTCGAGGCCTGCCCGAAAATTGGGATCGAGGGAGTCAGCGTTACCATCCCTCACAAAGAGCAAGCGGTAGACTTGTGTGATCAGGCCGAATCGGCTGTCACCGGTATCGGAGCCCTCAACACTCTCGTTTTCTCCGAAGGGTCCGTGCTCGGATACAACACCGACTACCGAGCCGCCATGGATTGCATCGGCACCATCCTCACCCCCGAAGAAACTTCGGCAGACCCCTACAAAGACCGCGAAGTCCTGATCTTAGGAGCCGGTGGGGTTTCCCGAGCGATCGCTTGGGGACTGCACAATCGAGGGGCCAAAGTCACCCTCACCAGCCGCAATTTGAATCGAAGTGAGCATCTAGCCCAAGAACTGGGGGCTCAGTTCATTGAATGGGACCAACGACATACCTGCAAACCCCATCTTTTGGTCAACGGGACTCCGGTCGGTATGCACCCCAATGTCGATGCGACTCCGTTTGAATTCGATCGCAAGATCCATGACGAATCTCTGATCGTGTTTGACACGGTCTACAACCCAGAGCAGACGCTACTGGTCAAGCATGCACGTCAGATTGGGTGCAGGGTCATCACCGGGGTCGACATGTTTGTCCGACAAGCCTGTTATCAATACAAATTGTTCACCGGCAATGAGGCTGCCCCCCGCGCCATGCGAGAAGCCATCAAAGAAGCGACCAGCCCCGTGCGGATCAATCGATGA
- a CDS encoding outer membrane protein assembly factor BamB family protein, whose translation MNTRIPLRRFRTGKFIVYSLVVSLLVWSDSNLVAEDWPSERGNSQGTGAVAASLPDDLVEVWRYQAEEAIEATPVSLAGRIFLADVEGTLTCLDLASGKKVWSQKTENGFLASPAVEKKMLVIGDYDGQVHALDAETGKPLWTFATEGEISAGVTFYEDTVLVPSQDGNLYCLQADDGKLVWKYETTDQIQCSPTLAGDRTFLGGCDGQLHSVALKTGTGAADPLPLGGPTLSTPAVLGNQAFVTTHAGLVMAFDWKAHKPLWQFEDPARVQEYRSSPAVTAEAVVVSSQFRSVFALNPQTGELLWKQTLRRFAEASPVIAGKDVWIAGTDGRLYRFALADGKLLKQFEFRGSFIGSPAIAGNHLVLANDDGLVIALGPKPAES comes from the coding sequence ATGAATACGCGAATACCACTCCGTCGGTTCCGCACCGGCAAGTTTATTGTTTACAGCCTCGTTGTCAGCCTACTCGTCTGGTCGGATTCTAACTTGGTGGCTGAGGATTGGCCATCGGAACGTGGGAATTCTCAGGGGACCGGCGCAGTGGCGGCCTCATTGCCGGATGATTTGGTCGAAGTCTGGCGATATCAAGCCGAAGAGGCGATCGAAGCGACGCCGGTGAGCTTGGCGGGGCGTATTTTCTTGGCCGATGTCGAGGGGACGCTGACCTGCCTCGATTTGGCGTCCGGGAAGAAGGTTTGGTCGCAGAAAACCGAAAACGGGTTTCTCGCCTCGCCGGCGGTCGAGAAGAAGATGTTGGTGATCGGAGACTACGACGGACAGGTCCATGCCTTGGACGCGGAGACCGGAAAACCGCTCTGGACGTTCGCGACCGAAGGAGAAATCAGTGCGGGAGTCACCTTCTATGAGGATACAGTGCTGGTTCCTTCCCAGGATGGCAACTTGTACTGTTTGCAGGCCGACGACGGAAAATTGGTCTGGAAATACGAAACGACCGACCAGATTCAGTGCAGCCCTACGCTTGCGGGAGACCGGACCTTCCTGGGCGGTTGTGACGGCCAGCTTCATAGTGTGGCTTTGAAAACCGGTACGGGGGCGGCCGATCCGCTGCCTTTGGGAGGGCCGACCCTTAGCACCCCGGCCGTCCTTGGAAATCAGGCCTTTGTCACGACACATGCCGGATTGGTCATGGCTTTTGACTGGAAAGCCCACAAACCGCTGTGGCAGTTCGAGGATCCAGCTCGCGTGCAAGAATACCGCTCCAGCCCCGCCGTGACCGCGGAGGCCGTTGTGGTATCAAGCCAGTTTCGCAGCGTGTTTGCCTTGAATCCTCAGACGGGCGAACTGTTATGGAAGCAGACGCTTCGCCGGTTCGCGGAGGCTTCGCCTGTCATCGCTGGCAAGGATGTGTGGATCGCGGGGACCGATGGACGGCTGTATCGTTTCGCCTTGGCGGACGGTAAACTCTTAAAGCAGTTTGAATTTCGGGGATCCTTTATCGGCTCGCCTGCAATTGCCGGAAACCACTTGGTGCTTGCCAACGATGATGGCTTGGTAATTGCCCTGGGCCCAAAGCCTGCCGAATCGTAG
- a CDS encoding coproporphyrinogen-III oxidase family protein: MSTADEKKTEVGSYFVSNYPPYSLWNRDDLTAVRSALHEAPQGDAPLGLYLHIPFCRKRCKFCYFKVFTDVNAATVQRYVDALCTEISLVSKLEIMGDRPFRFVYFGGGTPSFLSPKQLTALADRLHEHVTWDGAEEVTFECEPGTLSETKVKTLREKLGVTRLSLGIENFDDKILEENGRAHLSKQVYNAWEWIEAADFPNVNIDLISGMVGENWDNWKVNIAKTIELSPSSVTIYQMELPYNTVYSKDILGNQIETPVADWPLKREWVDYAFNELEAAGYSVSSAYTMVKDPSKVNFSYRDNLWRGSDLLATGIASFGHAHGVHYQNAADMNVYQETLEAGELPLGRGLAPTNDQLLIRETILLLKRGYLAFQPLNEKFNTDVGTRWESIWQDYTEKGWLNRTDEGVELTRAGLLRADGLLSAFFEPEHRGVRYT; this comes from the coding sequence ATGAGCACCGCAGACGAAAAAAAGACGGAAGTAGGTAGTTACTTCGTTTCCAACTACCCTCCCTATTCCCTTTGGAATCGGGATGACCTAACAGCCGTTCGCAGTGCACTGCATGAAGCACCGCAGGGGGATGCTCCTCTCGGGCTCTATTTGCACATCCCGTTCTGTCGCAAACGTTGTAAATTTTGTTACTTCAAAGTTTTTACCGACGTGAATGCGGCTACCGTGCAGCGATACGTCGATGCCCTGTGCACCGAAATTTCGCTGGTTAGCAAATTGGAAATCATGGGCGATCGCCCGTTTCGATTTGTCTACTTTGGTGGCGGAACGCCTAGTTTCCTCAGCCCCAAGCAACTGACCGCACTGGCGGATCGATTGCATGAACATGTGACCTGGGACGGTGCCGAGGAAGTTACCTTTGAGTGCGAACCTGGGACGCTGAGCGAAACCAAAGTCAAAACCCTTCGCGAGAAGTTGGGGGTTACGCGGTTGAGCCTGGGGATCGAAAACTTTGATGACAAAATTCTCGAAGAGAACGGTCGGGCTCATCTGAGCAAACAGGTCTACAACGCCTGGGAATGGATCGAAGCGGCTGATTTCCCGAACGTGAATATCGATTTGATTTCGGGAATGGTCGGTGAGAATTGGGATAATTGGAAAGTTAATATCGCCAAGACGATCGAATTGTCTCCAAGTAGTGTGACGATTTACCAAATGGAATTGCCGTACAACACGGTCTACAGCAAAGACATTCTGGGGAATCAAATTGAAACCCCCGTTGCCGATTGGCCGCTCAAACGGGAATGGGTCGATTACGCGTTCAACGAACTGGAGGCTGCCGGTTACAGCGTTTCCAGCGCGTACACGATGGTAAAAGATCCTTCGAAAGTGAACTTCTCTTATCGCGATAATCTGTGGCGTGGGAGTGATCTGCTGGCGACCGGAATTGCCAGTTTTGGACACGCCCACGGCGTTCACTATCAAAACGCTGCGGATATGAATGTCTATCAGGAAACCCTGGAAGCGGGCGAACTGCCTCTGGGCCGTGGGTTGGCACCGACGAATGATCAATTGTTGATTCGCGAAACCATTCTGCTGCTGAAGCGAGGGTACCTGGCGTTCCAACCGTTGAATGAAAAATTCAACACCGATGTTGGGACTCGCTGGGAAAGTATCTGGCAGGACTACACCGAAAAAGGTTGGCTGAATCGAACGGATGAGGGGGTCGAATTGACGCGAGCAGGTCTGCTTCGCGCCGATGGTTTACTCTCGGCGTTCTTCGAACCGGAGCATCGCGGAGTCCGCTACACGTGA
- a CDS encoding glycine cleavage system protein H gives MMGEHRADFPADRSYARNHMWAQPWPQPESGEPDSGSYRFGLTSYAVRLLQDVYFLDWIVEANTAVKERQEIGSIESKKAESDLFAPVAGDLVAINDEALEDPSIINVDPYGDGWLFQITPSDSISPLLSLPDYLLHLESAWEVAQRTIKGQANTND, from the coding sequence ATGATGGGGGAGCATCGAGCGGATTTTCCCGCCGATCGCTCCTATGCACGGAATCATATGTGGGCCCAACCGTGGCCGCAGCCCGAATCCGGGGAACCGGACAGCGGATCTTACCGTTTTGGTTTAACCTCCTACGCGGTGCGTCTGCTTCAAGATGTCTATTTCCTCGACTGGATTGTCGAAGCCAACACGGCGGTGAAAGAACGCCAGGAAATAGGTTCGATCGAAAGCAAGAAAGCGGAAAGCGATCTGTTTGCGCCCGTGGCGGGCGATTTAGTAGCGATCAATGATGAAGCTTTGGAGGATCCCTCCATCATCAATGTCGATCCCTACGGTGACGGTTGGTTGTTTCAGATCACGCCTTCCGATTCGATTTCACCGCTGTTGTCGTTGCCTGATTATCTATTGCATTTAGAATCGGCGTGGGAAGTGGCTCAGAGAACCATCAAAGGCCAAGCCAACACGAATGACTAA
- the mqnB gene encoding futalosine hydrolase — protein sequence MTNPDGPLLVLVPTEKERSIIEPYWLNENDGQAEGPLEICGFGPVAAAAHTMRLLTEIAPSKVLLMGIAGGYSEAATVGQAYVFQEVVMHGIGVGSGSDFRPLAAFDPCRSLSLSVPANVPHREVRQTLLTCCAASAGPDDAEWRKHQVPGISAEEMEGYAVAYACQLAKIPLTIIRGISNRVGDRDFRNWQMDTALAAAVRLAHRTMR from the coding sequence ATGACTAATCCTGACGGTCCGTTACTGGTTCTGGTTCCGACCGAAAAAGAGCGTTCGATCATCGAGCCGTATTGGCTGAACGAGAATGATGGACAGGCTGAGGGACCGCTTGAAATTTGCGGTTTTGGTCCGGTTGCGGCGGCAGCCCATACGATGCGGCTATTAACCGAGATAGCCCCGTCAAAGGTTCTGCTGATGGGGATCGCCGGAGGTTATTCGGAAGCAGCGACCGTGGGCCAGGCTTACGTTTTTCAGGAAGTCGTGATGCACGGGATCGGCGTTGGTAGCGGCAGCGATTTCCGTCCGCTGGCAGCTTTCGATCCCTGCCGTTCGCTCTCTTTATCGGTTCCGGCCAACGTGCCTCACAGGGAAGTGCGTCAGACGCTTCTGACCTGTTGTGCAGCTTCGGCGGGACCCGACGATGCGGAATGGAGGAAACATCAAGTTCCGGGAATCAGTGCCGAAGAAATGGAAGGTTACGCGGTCGCATATGCGTGCCAGCTTGCCAAGATTCCATTAACGATCATTCGAGGAATCTCTAATCGAGTCGGCGATCGAGATTTTCGCAACTGGCAAATGGATACGGCGTTAGCAGCTGCGGTCCGTCTGGCCCACCGCACGATGCGGTAG